The Stieleria sp. JC731 genome has a segment encoding these proteins:
- a CDS encoding trypsin-like serine peptidase — MFDNLIFSDSRVREEFLDRFDELAYEARGGGLEGLDSLSYSVDDAHRAINGFQERRDDFVQPGLEAIIRRFGRPAYFIQNDDINTSEAASSSKEVDAIVKAARGALLPSMPSVGRINLRNHDKKWIGTGWLVADGVMITNRHVAMEFASGAGSQCAFLKTAPGQVAEAYFDPTSEHCVARQIEFRIGAPLWISPVTEPYDVAFLSVEAMATDGKNASHAPIHLMCAKDYGSLCDGRWLAVVGYPAFSDSYAAVDQHRIFQHVYDVKRLQPGKLVGTPEFDRMRHDATTLGGNSGSVVLDLTSGYAVGLHFGGKPGCFNLSVPAPIVKRLLHQHVLNRIEDQQ; from the coding sequence ATGTTTGACAATTTGATCTTCTCTGATTCTCGGGTCCGGGAAGAATTCCTGGATCGGTTTGATGAACTTGCCTACGAAGCCAGGGGCGGTGGATTGGAGGGGCTGGACAGTCTGTCTTATTCGGTTGACGACGCACATCGTGCGATCAATGGATTTCAGGAGCGACGTGATGATTTTGTCCAGCCTGGTCTGGAAGCAATTATTCGTCGATTTGGACGACCCGCGTATTTCATACAAAATGATGACATTAATACTTCGGAAGCGGCTTCATCCTCGAAAGAAGTTGATGCGATTGTCAAAGCCGCACGCGGTGCATTGTTACCGAGCATGCCAAGCGTTGGGAGAATCAATCTGCGTAACCATGACAAGAAATGGATTGGGACCGGTTGGCTTGTCGCAGACGGGGTAATGATCACAAACCGGCATGTGGCGATGGAGTTTGCAAGCGGAGCCGGCAGTCAATGTGCATTTCTTAAAACAGCCCCAGGGCAGGTCGCTGAAGCATATTTCGACCCCACAAGTGAGCATTGTGTGGCTCGTCAAATTGAATTTCGGATTGGAGCACCATTGTGGATCTCACCGGTCACTGAACCCTACGATGTAGCATTCTTATCAGTGGAGGCAATGGCTACAGACGGGAAAAACGCAAGCCATGCTCCTATCCATTTGATGTGCGCAAAAGACTACGGTTCTCTGTGCGATGGACGCTGGCTAGCCGTAGTCGGGTATCCAGCCTTCTCAGACAGTTACGCGGCAGTTGATCAACATCGAATTTTCCAACACGTGTACGATGTTAAAAGGTTGCAACCGGGGAAGCTAGTTGGAACGCCCGAATTCGATCGGATGCGCCATGATGCGACTACGCTTGGTGGCAACTCAGGATCCGTCGTCTTGGATTTAACTTCTGGCTATGCGGTCGGACTGCATTTTGGTGGGAAACCAGGGTGCTTCAATTTGAGCGTTCCTGCTCCAATCGTAAAGCGTCTCTTGCATCAGCATGTGCTGAATCGAATCGAGGATCAACAATGA
- a CDS encoding trypsin-like serine peptidase: MSGYQSEWWSQPTIAWQDPEPQLFLDVFSDAYDEMRCLVNVANRCGLPTKKLRIYEMRAEDSAKDVVDIAAKKGLLGHLISVCLGDQDIAASHKRILDLTEGKLRPYVAVARIVTRDLSKVDEQDAVLIASLGSEIASVDSDSAVSGCQGIIEKGRGFGDPLSHIVALIKLFRCTALVQSESGKGTGFLVGNRHLLTCGHVVGVTEQNSRFGAKVDVTFDFFAGGTRAIGERGTKLSGRIVHSSPPTTEEVCGYSDLDWESELTHLDFALIELDREIGAEPLGPGFGVEIQDKACSRRGFLSISTNPVDVNSLDMLVVSQHPVGLPLCFCEATYGFQLNTNSTRLRYCTNTLEGSSGAPVIDIHGRLVAMHHYFASKRPVCQGIPISAIAVALQDKFSDLVRSPKNSDASAHDPIELGVATSESDGKYEVPISNQSAEEHDGAAFLIKTVDEVERLLNEHERVCAVLRGFLPDVVLEEDECLRLSDRIRGSMFQLHVLLKSLRDGLLQRGLPIEFEDDEFDVFDHVIGGLVVLGISRAWIEQTREMRSEFGFPLVNIDLEASELTAFDFRSDSKANLLAIATKVLIDSATRISDVFREASSDGDSSRVCLDIPERGKGTAQRDQEAMLKTFFVTAVLRPNEYDSARLKDSTRSDYLDYLDSKFSRVRELMEYAHHEDGEPYVGIGKGYRKIGGILGSLQIPDLFVICPASGPDCAMFDFPVFVMSYLHQIHTFIVKQRSK; encoded by the coding sequence ATGAGTGGCTATCAGAGTGAATGGTGGAGTCAGCCTACGATTGCTTGGCAGGATCCCGAGCCACAGTTGTTTCTAGATGTGTTTTCTGATGCATACGACGAAATGCGGTGTCTGGTGAATGTGGCGAATCGTTGCGGTTTACCAACGAAGAAGCTCCGTATATATGAGATGCGAGCAGAGGATTCTGCAAAAGATGTTGTAGACATCGCAGCTAAGAAGGGTTTGCTTGGGCATTTAATTAGCGTTTGCTTGGGTGATCAAGATATTGCGGCATCTCATAAGCGAATTCTTGATTTGACTGAAGGGAAGCTCAGGCCATACGTTGCAGTTGCGAGGATCGTCACCAGAGATTTGAGCAAGGTCGATGAGCAGGATGCGGTGCTAATTGCATCGCTTGGTTCCGAGATTGCATCGGTGGATTCCGATTCAGCAGTTTCAGGTTGTCAGGGAATTATTGAAAAAGGACGTGGGTTTGGTGATCCGCTGTCACACATTGTTGCTCTGATCAAGCTATTCCGCTGCACCGCATTGGTGCAGTCTGAAAGTGGAAAGGGTACCGGATTTCTTGTGGGGAATCGCCATTTGCTGACTTGCGGTCACGTGGTAGGCGTCACGGAGCAGAATTCGCGATTTGGAGCAAAGGTTGACGTGACATTCGACTTCTTTGCCGGTGGAACGCGAGCGATTGGAGAACGAGGTACAAAGCTGAGTGGTCGCATCGTCCATTCGAGTCCACCGACGACGGAAGAGGTTTGCGGCTATAGTGATTTGGATTGGGAGTCAGAATTGACTCATCTCGACTTCGCGTTGATCGAGTTGGATCGTGAAATTGGCGCTGAGCCTTTAGGTCCTGGTTTTGGTGTGGAAATTCAAGACAAGGCCTGTAGTCGTCGCGGGTTTCTGTCAATCTCAACGAACCCCGTTGATGTGAATTCTTTAGATATGCTCGTGGTTTCTCAGCATCCCGTTGGTTTGCCATTGTGCTTCTGCGAAGCAACTTACGGATTCCAGTTGAACACCAATAGCACTCGCCTTCGATATTGCACCAATACGCTGGAGGGCTCGTCAGGGGCGCCGGTTATTGACATCCATGGTCGGCTCGTAGCCATGCACCACTACTTTGCTTCGAAGCGTCCGGTGTGCCAAGGTATTCCAATTTCGGCGATCGCCGTTGCCTTGCAAGACAAATTCAGCGATTTGGTGAGGTCTCCAAAGAATAGTGATGCAAGTGCTCATGATCCTATCGAGCTAGGCGTTGCGACATCGGAATCAGACGGGAAATACGAAGTTCCCATATCAAATCAATCTGCTGAAGAACACGATGGAGCAGCGTTTTTAATCAAAACCGTCGACGAGGTCGAACGTTTGTTAAACGAGCACGAGCGAGTTTGTGCTGTGCTGCGAGGTTTTCTTCCCGACGTTGTTTTGGAAGAGGATGAGTGCCTCCGATTAAGTGATCGTATTCGTGGATCAATGTTCCAGCTTCACGTTCTATTGAAGTCGTTGCGTGATGGTCTGTTGCAGCGGGGGCTACCGATTGAGTTCGAGGACGATGAATTTGACGTGTTTGATCATGTTATTGGAGGTCTAGTAGTTCTAGGAATCAGTAGGGCTTGGATTGAGCAAACCCGCGAGATGCGGTCTGAATTCGGATTTCCACTTGTAAATATCGACCTCGAAGCGTCTGAGTTAACTGCGTTTGACTTTAGGTCTGACTCTAAAGCGAACCTCTTGGCAATTGCGACGAAAGTGTTGATCGATTCAGCGACGCGTATCTCCGACGTTTTTCGCGAAGCCAGTTCAGATGGCGATTCGAGTCGAGTCTGTCTTGATATACCAGAACGTGGGAAAGGAACCGCCCAGCGTGACCAGGAGGCAATGTTGAAAACGTTCTTTGTAACCGCGGTATTGCGGCCAAACGAGTATGATAGCGCTCGGCTGAAAGATTCCACGAGATCTGATTACTTGGATTATTTGGATTCCAAATTTTCAAGAGTGAGAGAGTTGATGGAGTATGCTCATCACGAAGATGGTGAGCCCTATGTTGGTATCGGAAAGGGGTACCGAAAGATCGGCGGGATTCTTGGAAGCCTGCAGATCCCCGACTTGTTTGTGATTTGCCCCGCATCTGGCCCTGATTGCGCGATGTTCGACTTTCCAGTTTTCGTGATGAGCTATCTTCACCAGATTCATACGTTCATAGTTAAACAGCGATCCAAGTAG
- a CDS encoding AAA family ATPase yields MGFSVFSPSLEKVFKLEKVETWPESKHRFQQETVEAVQAAIAAGRPLLLRGEPGIGKSQVARAVAAYLQIPFFSFVVDERTERDDLLYRFDPVSRLAQAQLASVRFRQPAERGDALEGKSSEDGMPTMTWDEEMAEKRFIRPGPLWWAFNRESAERQAAAYFRDCPRPDSLKNQDGRKGSSEQAAGCCSSVVLIDEIDKADPSVPNGLLESLGNHGFRVGYTDEFVELPKNASRPLVIITTNEERELPTAFLRRCFVLMMRFPPTGVDEKSFLLERARVFFTKEDLSDDVCFEVTDQLMGDRKRAEQGGVAKPGAAEFLDIARVLVNLHPGNEAAQLDRLARISKFALRKGSEAI; encoded by the coding sequence ATGGGATTTTCTGTTTTTTCACCCAGTCTCGAAAAAGTCTTCAAGCTTGAAAAGGTTGAAACGTGGCCAGAGTCGAAGCATCGGTTTCAGCAAGAAACCGTGGAGGCGGTGCAGGCGGCAATCGCAGCAGGGCGACCTCTGTTGCTGCGTGGCGAACCGGGAATTGGGAAAAGTCAGGTGGCCCGTGCCGTCGCAGCCTATTTGCAAATTCCTTTCTTTTCCTTCGTCGTCGATGAACGTACCGAACGAGATGACTTGCTGTACCGCTTTGATCCCGTCTCGCGGTTGGCGCAAGCACAACTCGCTTCCGTGCGATTTCGACAGCCTGCTGAACGCGGTGATGCTTTAGAAGGCAAATCGTCCGAAGACGGGATGCCAACGATGACTTGGGATGAGGAAATGGCAGAGAAGCGATTCATTCGTCCCGGGCCTCTGTGGTGGGCGTTCAATCGCGAGAGTGCAGAACGGCAAGCAGCAGCTTACTTTCGCGACTGTCCACGTCCTGATTCGCTTAAAAATCAGGACGGGCGCAAAGGATCGAGTGAACAAGCCGCCGGCTGTTGCAGCTCGGTCGTGTTGATCGACGAAATCGACAAAGCCGATCCGTCGGTGCCGAATGGATTGTTAGAGAGTCTTGGAAACCATGGGTTCCGCGTGGGATACACCGACGAATTTGTCGAACTGCCTAAGAATGCCTCGCGGCCATTGGTCATTATCACGACCAACGAAGAACGTGAATTGCCGACCGCATTTTTGCGGCGGTGTTTTGTGCTGATGATGCGATTTCCGCCGACCGGAGTTGACGAGAAGTCGTTCTTGCTGGAGCGAGCTCGTGTCTTTTTCACGAAAGAGGATCTTAGTGATGATGTTTGCTTCGAAGTCACGGACCAGTTGATGGGCGACCGAAAACGCGCGGAACAGGGGGGCGTTGCCAAGCCAGGTGCGGCCGAATTTTTGGATATTGCCAGAGTGCTGGTCAATCTTCATCCTGGTAATGAAGCTGCACAACTTGATCGGCTTGCACGGATTAGCAAATTCGCGTTGCGAAAAGGATCGGAGGCGATTTGA
- a CDS encoding formylglycine-generating enzyme family protein, with amino-acid sequence MLRLLDAEESGRLTASLDSVAEYCGFDIALKPIQVKDSEILMGCGGTSKVSASAPPPKPTEVPPLEFLLPVFAAAFEPDLPREASGKAISARALALPKVQSPNKTPLVPWSRLGAFVRSSLTDECHGHRLDITRLIRMVANGEPIVDVPRLSQPSLNAPAVVLLDYSEEMMPFRDDLHHLERHIKFEFGLRVDIRWIRDIPGRQLLRSLPSKCRLLVVSAMGQLRADPFAIHAWTRFGDQLIRDGHFGSALVPCPQQRWSTAIAKQWRCAVWDHFAKMPRRDGLRSQPAPQHDSGSDWLLDLVSPAALVEPGLLRAVRFLCGKSADVGAEFDAFFHPACNASLLWFSIDNEETLERLVKLRAHIRSGRVDEDFECQLMKLIANYHRTCSDPVSMDAWSRAEFVSSWARANPWVDTETDHLVAERLRELAANPGGKDPTGLVKHWISRIDRVPTDQRRKAIYAKGTARAYFAAQLTDEEVVWPDGIDADEANRELQRLIDLPEQTIQLRVSLADGRMEIQQSQAGSSAAGNFPATIVRARRKQIGVAIDNVNRTILLKDDHAASICDLSPVPQTLTVVTDTEGVHFCKVQRPAWATRFGHDRYGIYATVEIESIELRLRWIPPGQFIMGDGEFGPQQEVLISQGFWMSATLTTQNLWQTVVAKHGDSDRNLPSNPSHFRGDNLPVESIAWDDAMRFCELISQSVSGLTFSLPTEAQWEFACRGDSTTAFYFGDGEDGLEKHAWFDRNSEERTHEVGSKLPNAFGLYDLYGNVLEWCFDGKRDYQDHLIADPLGPLREGVYRVVRGGGWFYSARFCRSAFRFAIDPGSRNSVLGFRLVAGQPVTSTESSHRGAVVGLWSGDAVAERPLRFLARKQTTKPDWATRVWEDEYGFLAEFEINGVEFQFRKIPHGSFQMGSPESEDGRDSDEGPVHRVTISQDFWIATTPTTQRQWTVIAEANPSHFNGERRPVEQVSWEDAQNWIERLKKSVPGLPARLPTEAEWEYACRAGTTTRFASGQSQQALSGVAWFEENSGDESHDVAMKAANPWGIWDMHGNVYEWCLDGLREFENQGVVDPVGPLDGGVNRVVRGGSWIISARDCRSAYRDAIAPGVRVSDLGFRLVAGQFLSGPEGQNNQTSGGAG; translated from the coding sequence TTGTTGCGGCTATTAGACGCCGAAGAATCAGGCAGGCTGACAGCGTCTCTTGATTCTGTAGCGGAATACTGTGGCTTCGATATCGCGCTTAAACCGATTCAGGTAAAAGATTCTGAGATCTTGATGGGATGCGGAGGAACTAGCAAAGTTTCAGCCTCCGCTCCACCGCCCAAGCCGACGGAAGTCCCACCCTTAGAGTTTTTGCTGCCTGTCTTCGCTGCGGCTTTTGAGCCGGACCTGCCTCGCGAAGCGTCTGGGAAAGCGATATCCGCGCGTGCGCTCGCGCTGCCAAAGGTGCAATCACCGAATAAAACGCCCTTGGTCCCCTGGTCTCGTTTAGGCGCGTTTGTTCGATCATCGTTGACCGACGAGTGCCATGGGCATCGATTGGACATCACGCGACTAATTCGAATGGTCGCAAACGGGGAACCGATCGTCGACGTTCCGCGGCTTTCTCAGCCGAGTTTGAACGCACCCGCTGTTGTTCTGCTTGACTACAGCGAAGAAATGATGCCGTTTCGTGACGACCTTCATCATCTGGAACGTCATATAAAGTTCGAGTTTGGTTTACGAGTTGATATTCGATGGATTCGGGACATACCCGGTCGCCAGTTGTTGCGGTCCCTCCCCAGCAAATGCCGATTGCTGGTCGTTTCTGCGATGGGGCAGTTGCGGGCGGATCCGTTTGCGATTCATGCGTGGACTCGATTTGGTGACCAATTGATTCGCGATGGACACTTCGGCAGTGCCTTGGTGCCTTGTCCCCAGCAGCGCTGGTCAACTGCAATCGCCAAACAATGGCGATGTGCCGTTTGGGATCACTTCGCCAAGATGCCTCGACGCGATGGGCTGCGGTCACAACCTGCGCCGCAGCATGACTCCGGTAGCGATTGGCTATTGGATCTGGTTTCGCCAGCCGCCCTCGTCGAACCAGGACTATTGCGAGCGGTGCGGTTTTTGTGCGGAAAGTCCGCCGACGTTGGTGCAGAGTTCGACGCATTCTTTCATCCGGCGTGCAACGCTTCGTTGTTGTGGTTCAGTATTGATAACGAAGAAACATTGGAGCGATTAGTAAAGCTACGCGCTCATATTCGAAGTGGACGTGTCGACGAAGACTTCGAATGTCAGTTGATGAAACTGATTGCGAATTATCATCGCACCTGTTCTGATCCGGTTTCGATGGATGCGTGGTCGCGGGCGGAATTTGTCAGCTCATGGGCGAGAGCAAATCCTTGGGTTGATACGGAGACAGACCATCTCGTAGCGGAGCGGTTGCGTGAATTGGCGGCGAATCCAGGCGGGAAAGACCCTACTGGGCTGGTGAAGCATTGGATCTCACGTATTGATCGTGTGCCGACGGATCAGCGTCGCAAGGCGATTTATGCTAAAGGGACCGCACGTGCGTATTTTGCGGCGCAACTGACGGACGAGGAAGTGGTGTGGCCAGATGGGATTGACGCGGATGAGGCCAACCGAGAACTACAGCGGTTGATCGATCTACCAGAGCAGACAATCCAACTTCGGGTGAGTCTTGCTGACGGTCGAATGGAAATTCAGCAGTCTCAGGCTGGCAGTTCTGCCGCGGGCAATTTCCCCGCAACAATCGTCCGAGCGCGGCGGAAGCAAATCGGCGTTGCAATTGACAATGTCAATCGTACGATTTTGTTAAAGGACGATCACGCCGCGTCGATTTGCGATTTGTCGCCGGTCCCACAAACGTTGACGGTTGTTACCGATACCGAAGGTGTCCATTTTTGCAAAGTTCAGCGTCCCGCTTGGGCAACGAGGTTTGGGCACGACCGTTACGGAATCTACGCAACGGTTGAAATTGAATCGATTGAGTTGCGTCTTCGTTGGATTCCACCTGGGCAATTCATCATGGGGGATGGTGAGTTTGGACCTCAGCAAGAAGTGCTGATTTCACAGGGGTTCTGGATGTCAGCAACGCTGACCACGCAAAACTTGTGGCAAACGGTTGTTGCCAAGCACGGCGACTCGGATCGAAATCTACCTTCCAATCCGAGTCATTTTAGAGGCGATAACTTGCCGGTCGAATCGATCGCTTGGGACGACGCGATGCGGTTTTGCGAATTGATCTCCCAGAGCGTTTCTGGTCTGACATTTTCGCTTCCCACAGAAGCACAGTGGGAGTTCGCATGCCGTGGGGACAGCACCACGGCGTTTTACTTTGGTGATGGTGAAGACGGTCTTGAGAAGCATGCATGGTTCGATCGAAACAGTGAAGAACGCACGCATGAAGTCGGGTCGAAACTTCCAAATGCATTTGGCCTCTATGATCTGTATGGCAATGTGTTGGAGTGGTGCTTCGACGGTAAGCGAGACTATCAAGATCACTTGATAGCAGACCCACTAGGCCCTCTACGCGAGGGCGTCTATCGCGTCGTCCGTGGTGGTGGCTGGTTCTACTCGGCCCGGTTCTGCCGATCGGCTTTCCGGTTCGCGATCGACCCTGGGTCCCGGAACAGCGTTCTGGGCTTCCGCCTTGTCGCAGGTCAGCCGGTTACGAGTACGGAGTCTAGTCACCGCGGAGCGGTGGTCGGGCTTTGGTCCGGCGATGCGGTCGCGGAGCGACCGCTGAGATTTCTGGCACGAAAGCAAACGACAAAACCTGACTGGGCGACCAGAGTTTGGGAGGATGAATATGGATTTCTCGCCGAGTTCGAGATCAACGGGGTTGAATTTCAATTCCGAAAAATCCCACATGGATCGTTTCAAATGGGATCGCCGGAAAGTGAAGACGGGCGGGATTCAGATGAAGGTCCCGTGCATCGCGTAACGATCAGCCAAGACTTTTGGATCGCAACAACGCCCACGACTCAACGGCAGTGGACCGTAATTGCGGAAGCAAACCCAAGTCATTTCAACGGCGAAAGGCGGCCTGTCGAACAAGTGAGTTGGGAAGATGCACAGAATTGGATTGAGAGGCTGAAAAAAAGCGTCCCAGGACTTCCTGCAAGACTTCCGACGGAAGCCGAATGGGAATACGCCTGTCGTGCTGGAACAACGACAAGGTTCGCATCTGGCCAGAGTCAACAAGCTCTCTCCGGCGTTGCTTGGTTCGAAGAAAATAGCGGAGACGAGTCCCACGATGTCGCGATGAAGGCTGCGAATCCTTGGGGCATTTGGGACATGCACGGCAACGTCTACGAGTGGTGTCTAGACGGTTTACGTGAGTTCGAAAATCAGGGTGTCGTAGACCCGGTTGGTCCGCTTGACGGGGGCGTCAATCGCGTCGTCCGTGGTGGTAGCTGGATCATCTCGGCCCGGGACTGCCGATCGGCTTACCGGGACGCGATCGCCCCTGGGGTCCGGGTCAGCGATCTGGGCTTCCGCCTTGTCGCAGGTCAGTTTTTGTCTGGCCCGGAGGGCCAAAACAACCAGACATCCGGCGGAGCCGGATAA
- a CDS encoding HRDC domain-containing protein, protein MSQVSFCLARRAKTTRHPAEPDNCSGGALGIHMQIKFFFIPMIESAQAESELNAFLKQFKIGNVERVFFPGNSPGWSVCVEYFAAAQDAPKRGSESVDYKEVLDEETFKVYSALRSWRNLRAEELGIQRYAIASNEQLACIAKQKPKTLSELSKIESFGPTRLKKYGDNLIEVCGVEVAKSDGDGRTR, encoded by the coding sequence TTGTCGCAGGTCAGTTTTTGTCTGGCCCGGAGGGCCAAAACAACCAGACATCCGGCGGAGCCGGATAATTGCTCCGGAGGAGCATTGGGGATTCACATGCAGATCAAATTTTTCTTCATCCCAATGATTGAGAGCGCACAAGCGGAATCTGAGCTGAACGCATTTTTGAAGCAATTTAAAATCGGGAATGTCGAGCGAGTCTTTTTTCCTGGGAATTCACCCGGTTGGTCGGTGTGTGTTGAGTATTTCGCGGCAGCGCAGGATGCTCCCAAACGTGGATCAGAAAGCGTCGATTACAAGGAAGTATTGGACGAGGAAACGTTCAAAGTTTATTCAGCGCTGCGTTCATGGCGCAATTTGCGTGCGGAGGAACTTGGGATTCAGCGGTACGCCATTGCAAGTAATGAGCAACTTGCTTGCATCGCGAAACAAAAACCAAAGACGTTATCGGAATTGTCGAAAATTGAAAGTTTTGGCCCGACGCGACTGAAAAAGTACGGTGACAATCTGATCGAAGTTTGCGGTGTTGAAGTTGCGAAATCGGACGGTGACGGGAGAACGAGATGA
- a CDS encoding reverse transcriptase/maturase family protein — protein MKRVGYVIPEIATYENLLLAFRRAAKGKRHRGAVKQFSRGLSSKLHQMADEIKNDTVTVGNYTRFIIGDPKVRVIHSPCFQERVLHHAIVNVVGPVLERGANQASFACRKGKGNLLAIRFAQRYLRGNTFWMKLDIAKFFDSIDHEILKSNLAKQFKDKQFLNLMGRIVDAYETVPKHGLPIGALVSQYLANFTLDPLDRFVKEVLRCKPYVRFMDDFLFFGDEEYRLRDWQEQICGWLFQQTGLRLKESSRLGRSAEGVPFLGYRIKPDRIYLSKRSRQRFRRRHIENEQEYSMGVLEMADLQRRTDALLAFTDHSSCLDWRRATLAEVDSSIEN, from the coding sequence ATGAAACGCGTCGGATATGTGATCCCCGAGATCGCAACGTACGAAAATTTGTTGCTGGCTTTTCGTCGTGCTGCGAAGGGGAAGCGGCATCGCGGGGCGGTGAAACAGTTCTCCCGTGGACTCTCGTCGAAATTGCATCAGATGGCTGATGAAATCAAGAACGATACAGTCACTGTCGGGAACTACACCCGTTTTATCATTGGTGATCCCAAGGTCAGGGTCATTCATTCGCCATGCTTCCAGGAGCGAGTGTTGCACCATGCGATTGTCAATGTCGTCGGACCTGTCCTCGAACGTGGTGCAAATCAAGCGAGTTTTGCCTGTCGGAAAGGCAAAGGTAATCTGCTGGCGATTCGCTTTGCTCAGAGATACCTTCGGGGAAATACGTTTTGGATGAAGCTCGACATCGCCAAGTTCTTCGACTCGATCGACCACGAGATTCTTAAGAGCAATCTTGCAAAACAATTTAAGGACAAGCAGTTTTTGAATTTGATGGGACGTATCGTCGATGCTTATGAAACTGTTCCAAAGCATGGATTGCCAATCGGGGCACTTGTTAGCCAATACCTTGCCAACTTCACTTTGGATCCACTTGATCGGTTCGTTAAAGAAGTTCTGAGGTGCAAGCCCTACGTCCGATTCATGGACGATTTTTTGTTTTTTGGTGATGAAGAATACCGGCTGAGAGATTGGCAAGAACAGATTTGCGGTTGGCTGTTTCAGCAGACTGGATTGCGGCTAAAAGAGAGTTCACGTCTCGGACGATCGGCCGAAGGGGTACCTTTCCTTGGTTATCGAATAAAGCCCGACCGGATTTACTTGAGCAAGCGTTCTCGGCAGCGTTTTCGGCGTCGACACATCGAAAACGAGCAGGAGTACTCAATGGGCGTTTTGGAGATGGCCGACCTACAGCGACGGACAGATGCATTGCTCGCTTTTACGGATCATTCATCCTGTTTGGATTGGCGGCGAGCGACACTCGCCGAAGTCGATTCAAGCATTGAGAATTAA
- a CDS encoding formylglycine-generating enzyme family protein, protein MDGGGLQGVNRVVRGGSWINSAQNCRSAYRNANDPGNRNNNLGFRLVAAHPSWIRRLTRLSLLSI, encoded by the coding sequence ATCGACGGCGGAGGTCTACAAGGCGTCAATCGCGTCGTCCGTGGTGGTAGCTGGATCAACTCGGCCCAGAACTGCCGATCGGCTTACCGGAACGCGAACGACCCTGGGAACCGGAACAACAATCTGGGCTTCCGCCTTGTCGCAGCTCACCCGTCGTGGATTCGGCGGCTGACCCGACTTTCGCTGTTGTCCATCTAA
- a CDS encoding formylglycine-generating enzyme family protein, which yields MNQQISNTLPSPLPPSWAVDFGDEREFGIYAAFEIDGVRFPLRWIPPGEFMMGASDSEDAYDNERPRHRVRISEGFWIGSTPVTQEQWLTASAENPSEFQGPRRPVEGVTWDDCVQWLSRLNEKHRGLGASLPTEAEWEYACRAGTESAFSFGNEAERLSEFAWYYANSEKTTQDVGTQKPNTWGLWDMHGNVLEWCLDGPRPYDTSDVVNPIGPRERGVDRVVRGGGWIISARVCRSAYRSASDPGGRVNFLGFRLVAGRSGLSPEATIGPSPIVSSEN from the coding sequence ATGAATCAACAGATTAGCAATACGTTACCCAGTCCGTTGCCGCCTTCATGGGCAGTCGACTTTGGTGATGAAAGAGAGTTCGGGATTTACGCTGCATTCGAAATTGACGGCGTACGATTTCCGTTGCGGTGGATACCACCCGGCGAATTCATGATGGGCGCTAGCGACAGTGAAGACGCGTACGACAATGAAAGGCCCCGCCATCGAGTAAGAATTTCTGAGGGGTTTTGGATCGGCAGTACCCCAGTGACTCAAGAACAATGGTTGACAGCGTCTGCTGAAAATCCCAGTGAGTTCCAAGGGCCGCGACGACCGGTTGAAGGTGTAACGTGGGACGATTGCGTCCAATGGCTGTCACGGTTGAATGAAAAGCATCGCGGGCTTGGAGCAAGTCTTCCGACTGAAGCGGAATGGGAATACGCTTGCCGGGCCGGGACAGAAAGCGCTTTCAGCTTTGGCAATGAGGCCGAACGTTTGTCTGAATTCGCCTGGTACTACGCGAATTCAGAGAAAACAACGCAGGACGTTGGAACGCAAAAGCCAAACACTTGGGGACTTTGGGACATGCATGGAAATGTTCTAGAGTGGTGTCTGGATGGCCCTCGACCCTACGACACTTCAGATGTCGTTAACCCAATAGGTCCGCGTGAACGAGGCGTCGATCGCGTCGTCCGTGGTGGTGGCTGGATCATCTCGGCCCGGGTCTGCCGATCGGCTTACCGGAGCGCGTCCGACCCTGGGGGCCGGGTCAACTTTCTGGGCTTCCGCCTTGTCGCAGGTCGGTCCGGCCTGTCGCCGGAGGCGACAATCGGGCCAAGTCCGATTGTCAGTTCGGAGAACTGA